A genomic region of Granulicella cerasi contains the following coding sequences:
- the ppk1 gene encoding polyphosphate kinase 1 produces MATKNEKLEGKKSAQESRLASAPSSRFVNRDESWMLFNTRVLEEVDDATNPLLERLKFLAITSSNLDEFMEIRVAGTLQQLEEDAGHVEKRDEGGLTPTERLARLTDIIQRFTAEQARSWKDRLEPELARNGIHILRWKDLRTSEKAFATRYFHEQIDPLLTPVTIDPSHPFPRVLNKALCIALLLRHKRKPVGRAPMKTIGVVTIPRSLPSTVALPERKGQQNFLLIDDLIEAHVEPMFRGYSVLNRAAFRVTRNSNLYMEEEESRSVLESVREELHNRRKGDVVRLEITASADEEICEALRTNFELDEWQVFRTDAPINLTRFMEIYSRVKAPELKFPEFHGRRPKLAGPEALFESLRHNDMMLHHPFDSFSTVENFIESAITDPNVISIKQTLYRTSADSPIFRALVDAAQTRETDVTVVVELMARFDEASNIRWARELENAGVQVFHGIFGYKTHCKLALIVRRDPDGVIRSYAHLGTGNYNPITARFYTDISLLTARTEITEAVRNVFRYLTADWQGSTNTYRPLLVAPVTLAEDILALIRREAQHAREGKPARIIAKMNALLDLKTIEALYDASQAGVDIDLIIRGMCALRPGVPGMSERIRVRSIIGRFLEHSRIFWFDNGGESEVYVGSADWMSRNLYERCEAVFPILDPALKKQLREDILEIYLRDTAKARLMQADGTYIRPLRVKTSLNSQEWLMERSRDASGQVPTPTPQTAAKTTKPRTPKKRTAQPNIES; encoded by the coding sequence GTGGCTACGAAAAACGAAAAACTCGAAGGCAAGAAGAGCGCGCAAGAGTCGCGCCTGGCATCAGCACCCAGCAGTCGTTTCGTGAACCGCGACGAGAGCTGGATGCTCTTCAACACGCGCGTGCTGGAGGAAGTCGATGACGCGACCAATCCTCTGCTCGAGCGATTGAAGTTCCTCGCGATCACATCGTCCAACCTCGACGAGTTCATGGAAATCCGCGTTGCCGGCACGCTGCAGCAACTGGAAGAAGACGCCGGTCATGTCGAAAAACGCGATGAAGGCGGGCTCACCCCGACCGAAAGACTCGCGCGCCTCACCGACATCATCCAGCGTTTTACCGCCGAACAGGCTCGTTCTTGGAAGGACCGTCTGGAGCCAGAGCTCGCACGGAACGGCATCCACATCCTCCGCTGGAAAGACCTCAGGACGAGTGAGAAGGCCTTCGCGACACGCTACTTTCACGAGCAGATCGATCCCCTGCTCACGCCCGTCACGATCGACCCGTCGCACCCGTTTCCGCGTGTACTGAATAAGGCGCTTTGCATCGCGCTGTTACTACGGCATAAGCGCAAGCCCGTAGGACGCGCACCGATGAAGACCATCGGCGTCGTGACGATTCCTCGCTCGCTTCCGAGCACGGTAGCCCTGCCTGAGCGCAAAGGACAACAGAATTTCCTCCTCATCGATGACCTCATCGAAGCGCACGTGGAACCGATGTTCCGCGGTTATAGCGTGCTGAATCGCGCGGCGTTCCGCGTCACGCGCAACTCCAACCTCTACATGGAAGAGGAAGAAAGCCGCTCGGTTTTGGAGAGCGTGCGCGAGGAACTGCACAACCGTCGCAAAGGCGATGTGGTGCGTCTCGAGATCACGGCCTCAGCCGACGAAGAGATCTGCGAAGCGCTGCGTACCAACTTCGAACTCGATGAGTGGCAGGTTTTTCGTACCGACGCGCCGATCAACCTCACGCGCTTCATGGAGATTTACTCCCGCGTCAAAGCGCCTGAACTGAAGTTTCCGGAGTTCCACGGTCGTCGTCCGAAGCTCGCTGGCCCTGAAGCGCTCTTCGAGTCCCTGCGCCACAACGACATGATGTTGCACCACCCGTTCGATAGCTTCTCTACGGTGGAGAACTTCATCGAGTCGGCGATCACCGACCCCAACGTCATCTCGATCAAGCAGACTCTTTATCGCACCAGCGCGGACTCACCGATCTTTCGCGCACTCGTCGATGCTGCACAGACGCGCGAGACCGACGTAACGGTCGTCGTCGAACTGATGGCACGCTTCGATGAAGCCTCCAACATCCGATGGGCGCGCGAACTCGAGAACGCGGGTGTTCAAGTCTTCCACGGAATCTTTGGCTACAAGACGCACTGCAAACTCGCGCTCATTGTGCGCCGCGATCCGGATGGAGTCATCCGCTCCTACGCGCATCTTGGCACAGGCAATTACAACCCCATCACCGCGCGCTTCTACACCGACATCAGTCTTCTCACCGCACGCACCGAGATCACCGAAGCGGTTCGTAACGTCTTCCGCTACCTCACGGCGGACTGGCAAGGTTCGACCAACACCTATCGTCCTCTGCTCGTCGCACCGGTCACGCTCGCGGAAGACATTCTCGCGTTGATCCGCCGTGAAGCGCAGCACGCCCGCGAAGGCAAGCCCGCACGCATCATCGCCAAGATGAACGCGCTGCTCGACCTCAAGACGATTGAAGCTCTCTACGATGCATCACAAGCAGGCGTTGATATCGACCTCATCATTCGCGGCATGTGCGCGCTGCGTCCCGGCGTCCCCGGCATGAGTGAGCGCATCCGCGTGCGCTCCATCATTGGCCGCTTCCTCGAGCACTCGCGCATCTTCTGGTTCGACAATGGTGGCGAAAGCGAAGTGTATGTCGGTTCGGCGGACTGGATGTCGCGCAACCTCTACGAGCGCTGCGAGGCGGTCTTCCCTATCCTCGACCCTGCGTTGAAGAAGCAGCTTCGCGAAGACATCCTCGAGATCTACCTGCGTGACACCGCGAAGGCGCGCCTCATGCAAGCGGACGGAACCTACATCCGTCCGTTGCGGGTGAAGACGTCGTTGAACTCGCAGGAATGGTTGATGGAGCGCTCGCGAGACGCTTCGGGTCAAGTGCCGACTCCCACTCCGCAAACTGCCGCGAAGACGACGAAGCCGCGCACTCCGAAGAAGCGCACGGCTCAGCCAAACATCGAATCGTAG